AGAAGTAGAGGGTCCGCCCCCGGCACTGGGGCGCTCCGGGGATCGGGTGCAGCCGGACGTCGTACCGGCGGACCATCCGCGTCGCCCAGGAATAGGTGATCTTGCGGTGCATCGGGACGCGCCGCGGAGCGGTGAGCAGCGCCGCGCAGGGATCGACGAAACCGAACCGCAGCGCCTCGTAGACGAGGCGAAGGGTCTGGGGACGGTCGCTCGTCGGGAGGTGGGGCATCGTCCGGCGGCCGCGCGTCGCGCGGTCCGGCAGGCTACCACGGCTTCGGCAGCTCCGGCTCCTGGTAATCGACGATCCTCACCCGCACCGTCGCCGCCGCGTCGGTGTCTCCCGCGAGTTCGATCTCGAAGGCCCCGGCCTGGCCGGGTACGAGGCGCTCCGGCGTCACCGTCCCGCTCCCCGTGGCCACCAGTCGCCCGGCTGCATCGAGCCCCTCGGCGCTCACCACCAGCTTGACCAGCGGTACCGGTCCCCGGTTCCTCACGACGCCCCGCACGAGGCGGCGTCCCCCCTCGCGGACGGCGCGGTGGGAAACGACCTCGGCGAGCCGCGGCAGGCCGCGCTCCCGCAGGGCCGCCGAGACGAGAGGATCCCATCCGGAAAGGTCGAGGGCGGCCACGGCCTCGCGGTCCGCTTCGTCGTCCCGCCCGGCCGCCTGGAGGAGGAAGGCGTGGAGGACCCGGTAGTCGGGCATCGAGGCGATCCGGTCGCTCGCCAGCGCCCGCTCCATGTGCTCGAGGGCCTCTTCGCTTCGTCCGAGACGTCCGAGGCATTCCCCGAGGACGGCGTGGGCGTCCGCAGCGCGCTCCCCCGACAGTCCGAGCGAGAGGGCCTTTTCGGCGGCGGCCACGGCGCGCTCGAGCTCCCCGGCCTGCGCCAACCAGGCGGCTTCGATCTCGAGAGCCGGAGGGTAGTCCGGGGCGATCCGGCGCATCTGCCCCAGGAGATCGCGCACCTCGTCGTAACGTCCCCGGGACCAAGCCACCTCCGCCGCCTCCTCGAGAATTCCGAGATGACGCGGATGGCGCGCGAGCGCGCGGGCGGCGAGCTCGGCCGCCCTCACCAGGTCGCCCCCTTCCCGGCGCGCGCGCACCAGCCGCGCGAGTTCCGCCGGCGCCAGGCGCTCCGGATCCTCCCCCCGAAGGGCGGCCTCGAGCCGCAGCGCGGCCTCGACGAACGGGCCCACCTGAGCGGCGGGCACGGCGAAGTTGATGTTCTGTCCCTCGGAGAGCGTCAGCGAGCAGACGCCGACGACGCGGCCTTCGAGGTCCAGGAGCGGGCCGCCGGAGCTGCCGGGGGAGATCGGCGCCGTCGTCTGGATCAGTTCGATTCCGCCCTCCTCGAGCCGGCGTCGCGCCGAGACGATCCCGTCCGAGACCGTGAACTCGTAGCCGCGCGGATGTCCCACGGCCACCACTCGCGTCCCGACGGGGGGAATGCCGCCGGGGCGGAGCGGCAGGGGCTCCGCGCGCCAGCCGGTGACGCGTAGCAGCGCCAGGTCCACGTCCTCGCGGGCCTCGATCACCTCCACGGAGGCGAGCAGCGCCCCGTCGAGCGTCCGGACCATCGGCCGGGCCACACCCGCCACCACGTGGGCGTTCGTCAGAACGAGCCCCGGCTCGCGGACGACGAAACCGGTGCCGTAGGAGGTGTCCCCCGTCTCCTCCACCGTTCCGATGATCTCGACGACCGACGGGCGCACGCGGGCCGCCAGCTCCTGGAGGGCCCTTTCCGCGGGCGCCCCCGTCGAGGCGGGGAGCGAGGCGAGAGCGCACAGGATCCAGATCGGGCGGAGTCGAACCATGGCGGGCCGTCCCGGGACCGCGCACGGCGCGGACCCGCGCGACCGAATATAGGTTCGCCGTCCGCCTCCTCTCAGCCGAAGAACAGGTGGCACGCGGCCGTCGCGCCGATCACCCCGAACAGGTCGCCGACGAGGCACGCCGGGAGCGCGTGCCGGGCACGTTTGAGTCCCACCGCTCCCCCGTAGACCGCCAGCACGTAGAAGGTCGTTTCCGTGCTCCCGTTGATCGTCGACACCAGGTAGCCGATGAACGAATCCGGGCCGTGGGTCTTCATGATCTCCGTCATCACGCCGAGCGCACCCGAGCCGGAAAGGGGGCGCACCAGTGCCATGGGCAGCGCCTCGGCCGGAAAGCCCAGCGGCCGGGTCAGCGGCGCGAGCCACGCGACGATGGCGTCGAGCGCGCCGGAAGCGCGGAACATCCCGACGGCGACCAGGATGGCCACCAGGTAGGGAATGATCATGACGGCGATCCGGAATCCCTCCTTCGCCCCCTCGGTCAGCGCGGCGTAGACGTCCACGCCCCGGCTCCACCCGTACAGCAGCCCCGCCGTGACCAGGAGCGGCAAGAGCGCCTGGGACAGCAGACCCCGGAGTGCGGGACCGGTTCCCTGCTCGTTCGCCGCGAGGAGCCCCCCGCGGACCGCGGCCGCCGCGAGCGCCAGGGCGAACAGGAGCGCCGCCGCCGCGCGTGCGGGCCGGAACCGCTTTCTTCCGGCGGCCTCCGGCGGCGGCTCCGGAGGCGCAGGGGACGGGTCGGCGGCGGGGCGCGGCCGGCTCCGCCGGAACGGCGGGAGCCTCGCCAGCGCCAGCGCGGCCGCGATGGCGGCCGCCGTCGAGAGCGACGTTGCCAGGAACGACGTCACCAGGATTCCCGCCGGATCCCGGGACCCCAGCGAGTGGCGCAGGGCGACGACGCCGGTCGCGAGCAAGGAGACGCCGGAGGTGTTGATCGCCAGAAACAGACACATCGCGTCGGTCGCCGTCCCCTTGTCTCCGTTGAGCCGGTCGAGCTGGCGCATCGCCTCCACTCCGAACGGCGTCGCCGCGTTTCCCAGCCCGAGCATGTTGGCGGCGATGTTCAGCGTCATCATGCCGAGCGCCGGATGGCCCGCCGGCACGTCCGGGAAGAGGAGGCGGAACACGGGACGCACCGCCCGGGCGAGGGCGTCCATCAAGCCGGCCCGGCGGACCACCTCCACGACCCCCAGGAACAGGGCCATCGCCCCGACCAGTCCGAGCGCAACGTCGACCGCGCTGCGGGCCGCGTCGAGCATCGCCGACGTGAGGGCGTCCCACCGCCCGGTGGCGAGCCCCACCAGAACGGCACCGGCGACGAGGAACAGGAACACGGCGTTCATCGGCGCCGCATCGTACCAGAGGGCGGACGCCGGGCGGGGTTGCCGCGCGGGCGCCCCGGCCCGACATTGCCGGAGGGCGCGGGGGGTGCGCCCTCGGGAGTGGGACCGTGGTCCGGAGCTTGCGGCGCCGGAACGAGTGGGGCGTGACCCTCGCCGAGCTCGTCATCGTCGGCTCGGTCGTGGCTGCGGTGGTGCTCCTCGCCCTGCCGGTGGCGAAACAGGCGGCCCAGTGGAGGAGCCAGCGGCGGCTCTCCCGGGCGGCGGCGGTGCTGTTCGAAGCCCTCGAGGCCTACCACTCCGACCGGGGATCGTTCCCGCCTCCGGGGGCGAACCAGCCGGACGGGTTCAACCTCCGCACCCTGGAGCCGCTGTCGACGCACGGCTACCTGCGCCGGCCACAGGAACTCCTCTCCCTGCTCCGGGGGCGGCGCGTTTCCGCGTACGACTCGGACGAGGACGGATTCTGGCTGCTGCTCGTCGACGCGCATCGGCCAGAAATCCAGATCGTCGTGGCCAGCACCGACCGCTTCCCTCTGCAGCCGGAGAGTTGGATCGAGGGGATCTACCGGCTCGAGGGAAGCCGGCTCGTGCGGCTGCGCGCCGAGCCGGCGGGGCCGCTCGCGGTGGCCGCCGGTCTTCCGGCGCGGGGGGCATCCGGTGGGTGATCCGCGGAAGTTCTGGCGCGAGACGATCGGCGTGGTCCAGGCGCGCCGGGAGGCCGCCTCCGCTCCGGCGGCCCGCCGCGCCGAGACCGCACCGCGGCCGCCCGCGACCGGGGTCGATCTCGGTCAGGTCGAGCGGCTGCTGGCGGAGCTGCCGGCGGGCAGCATCGGCTTCGCCGCGGCCGTCTCTTCGTCCCTGTGGCCCGATCCCACCCCGGAGGAGCTCGCGGCGCTCGCGACGCTGGCGGAGCGGATCCGGGCGGTGAGCGACGGCACGGTCAAGCGGATGGTGCTCCGCGCGGTGGCGCTGCGCATCGAGGCGGCCCGCGCGGTCGACGCCGCCCCGATCCGGATCGCGGACTCCTCGGCTCTCGCCGCCCGCTCGACCAATCTCGAGCGCCTGGCCCGCCTCGCCGAGGAGGCCGCCGGGGGCCTGGACCGCACGCTCGCCGCCGGACCGAACGACCGCCTCGTCGCCGCCGCTCGCCAGCTCGTGCCCAGCGCGACGGGCCTTCAGGCCGAGGCGCGGCTGAGCGCCGAGCTGGCCAGGCAGGCGGCAGCCGTCCAGACCGGTGGGTCCACCATGGCTCGCCTCTGGCGGCCGATACCGGAGACCGACGAGCTCCTCGCCGCGATCGGGCGCCGCGCCCTCGACCCGAACCAGGCCGTCTTCTGGCAGGTCTACGCGGCCTGCTCGCTCGCCCACGCGGCGGTCCGGGCAGGGACCGGGTGCGGCGCCGAGCTGGCCCGGCTCCTCGAGATCGTCCACGAGCGCCTCGAACGCTCGATCGACGAGACCCTTTCCGCCCATACGCGCGGCGGTGAGCTGAGCGCCCGCCAGGCGGCGTGGCGGCGACTTCTCCTGGAAACGCGGGCCGCGTTCGCGGCCCCGCCGGAGGAGGCCGCCTCCACGCCCGGTTCGGAGCCCGCCGATCCGACGGGGCCGCTCACCGGTCCGGTCCTCGCGTCCGATCCGACGGGGCCGCTCACCGGTCCGGTCCAGCCAGCGGAGACCGAGGGTCCCCCGACCGGCCGAATCCGTCGGCCCGAACCGCGCGGCGCGCTCTCCGAGCCCGCTCTCGCGGACGCGGAGGCGCCTGCCGCGGGCACCGCACCGTCACCGGCCGACAGGGCGATCGTGGAGCACTTCCGGGCGGTGCGGTCGTTGACCGCCCCGGCCGAGCCGGCCCCGACCGTGAGGCGAGGGGTTCTGTGGATCGTGGCGCTCGCCTCCGCGGCCGCCTTCGCGCTCCTCGCGGTCCGGCTCGTCCTCCCCCCGTCGCCCCCCGCGCCTCCTGCCGTGGGCGTGGACGAGTTCGCGGCCTATGCGCCGCTCGCCGGCGCCACCCCGGCCGGCGCCCTCCTGATCGCCACGGTGGATCCCGCCTGGCAGCGAATGGACCGCAGCGAACGGGAGATCGCGGCCCTGAGGCTGATGACCGCGGCCGAACGGCACGGATTCCGGGCCGGCTTGCTGCTCGCCGCGGACGGACGGCCGGTGGCGCGCTGGACGCCGGGCCGCGCGCCCGTGCTCGTCGGCGCCGAGCCGGACGCCGCCGCGCCGCCCGAGGACCGCCCGTGAGTTCCGAGCCCTCTCGCCGCGACCCCGGAGCCCCCGCCGCGGGGGAGCGGCGCAGCCATCCCCGGATCGCCCTCCGTTGTCCGGTGGAGATCTCCTTCGACGGCACACGGGTTCGGGGCCATCTCGTCAACATCTCGGCCAGCGGCATGCTCGTCGCGCTCCCGCACGCGGGAGCGCTGGGGCGCGAGGTGCGGGCGCGCATCGAGCTACCGGACGGCGGTCCACCGCTCGACCTGACGGCGATGGGCATCCGCACCGAGCCGGGCAAGCCGGCCCGCGTCGGGTTCCATTTCATCCTCCCCCCGCCGGAAGCGGTCGCGCGGATCCAGCGCCTGATCTACGCCCGCTGAGCGCCGGCCTCCGCGCGCGGTACCCTTCCCCGGTTGCTCACCCGGAGGACGAGGCCATGGCGACCAGCCCCCGCGGCATCCGCGGGAAATCCGGCGAGAGAGCGCTCCGCGTCGGGCTCGCCGGGCTCGGCCGGCACGGTGCCCGGTACGCCCGGCACCTCCTCGCCGGGGACGTTCCCGGGGCCGCGCTCGCCGCCGTCCACCGGCGCGACCGCGAGGAGGGGCGGCGATTCGCCGAGCGGTACGGGCTCGCCTTCCACGACACCTTGGAAGGCCTGGTCGCCGACGAGGGCGTCGAGGCGGTCGTGGCGGTGCTGCCGCCCTCCCTCCATCCGCTCGCCGTCGAGCTCGCGGCGGGCGCAGGCAAGCCGATCCTGGTGGAAAAGCCGCTCGCTCCCTCGGCGCGCGGGGCCCGCTCCGCCTGCGCGGCCGCGCGGCGGGCCGGAATCGTCGCGATGGTGGCCCAAACCCTCCGCTACGACGCCACGGTGCGCGCGGTCCGCGCCCGTCTGGCGGAGATCGGCCCCCTCCAGTCGGTGGCGGTCGGTCTGCGATACTCTCCCGCCGGACGCGGCTGGATCCACGACGCGCGCGAGGGCGGACTCCTCGCGAACATCGGGGTTCACGGCACCGACCTGATCCGCCATCTCACGGGCTGCGAGGTGGCGGCGGTCCGGGCGCTGGAGGCCGCCCCGGGGGTGATCGCGGCGCTGCGGCTCGAGCCCGGCGGCGTGCCGGCGGCGCTGGAGGTCCTCACCGGCCGGCGGTCCGGTGCGATCGAGCTGGTGGGACGGTCAGGCCGGATCCTGGCAGACTACGTCGCCCGCCGCGCCTGGCTCGACACGCCGGCCGGCTGCGAGCCGCTCCCGATCGGCGAGCCGGAGCCGACACTGCCCGCGGTGCTGGCCGACTTCGCCGCGGCCGCCCGCGGCCTCCGGCCTCCGGCCGTGCCGATCGAGGAAGGGCTCGCGGCGGTCGAGATCGTGGAGCGGGTCGCCGCGGCCGCGAAGGAGCCCCTATGAAGATCATCGAGTGCGTGCCGAACGTCTCCGAGGGACGCGACCGGAAGGTCCTCGACGCGATCGCCGACGCGGTGCGCTCGGTCCAGGGCGTGCAGCTGCTCGACATCGACCCCGGGGCCGAGACCAACCGGACCGTCTTCACCTTCGTGGGGGACGAAACCTCCGTGGCGGAGGCGGCGTTCCGCCTCGCGGCGCGCGCGACCGAGCTGATCGACATGCGCCGCCACCGGGGCGCCCACGCCCGGATCGGCGCCGTCGACGTCGTGCCGTTCGTGCCGGTCGGCGGGGGGGCGACGATGGACGACTGCATCGCTCTCGCGCATGCCGTGGGACGCCGGATCGGGGAAGAGCTCGGCATCCCGGTGTACCTCTACGAGCGGGCGGCCACCCGTCCCGAGCGGAAGTCGTTGGCGGAGATCCGGAAGGGCGAGTACGAGGGTCTGGAAGCGAAGCTCCGCGATCCGGCGTGGGCTCCCGACTACGGCCCGGCCCGGTTCGTTCCCGCGTCCGGGGCGACGGTCGTGGGCGCCCGGCCGTTCCTGATCGCGTACAACGTCGATCTCAACACGACGTCGCGCAAGGCGGCGCACGACATCGCGCTCGACATCCGCGAGCAGGGCCGGTTCCAGCGCGACGCCGAGGGAAAGATCGTTCGCGACGAGCAGGGGAACCGCCTGCGCCGTCCCGGCCTGCTCAAGGCCGTGCGCGCGGTCGGCTGGTACATACCGGAGTTCGGCCGAGCCCAGGTCTCGATGAACCTCACCGACTACCACGTCACCCCGCCACACGTCGCTTTCGAGACCGTCCGGCGTCTCGCGAGGGAGAGGGGCCTCCGGGTCACCGGTTCGGAGATCGTCGGGCTGGTTCCGCTGGAGGCGGTCCTGATGGCCGGACGCCATTACGCGGCGGCTCAGGGAAGCCCGACCGGCCTGCCGGAACCCGACCTGGTGGAGCTCGCGCGGCTCAGCCTCGGACTGGACGACGTCAAGCCGTTCGACCCCGGCGAGGCGATCATCGACTACCGCCTCCGGCCTCGCTCCGCCGGGTTGCGCGCCTCCAGCGTGACCGGATTCGTGGACGAGCTGTCCCGGTCCAGCCCCGCTCCGGGAGGGGGATCGGCCGCGGCGCTCGCGGGGGCGCTCGGTGCGGCCCTGTGCTCGATGGTCGCGGCGCTCACGCATTCGCCCGGAGCGGCGGACGCGGCGCGGCTGGACGAATGGGGCCGCCGCGCCCAGGAGATCAAGGACCGCCTCCTCGCCGCGATCGACGCCGATGCGGCGGCGTTCGAGGGCATCCGAGCAGCCCGCCGCCTGCCGCGCAAGACGGACGAGCAGCGGCAGGCCCGCGAGCGCGCGCTGGTCGAGGCCACGCGACGGGCGATCGAGGTCCCGCTCGGCGTCGTCGAGGATGCCGCCGAGGCGGCCGCGCTCGCCCGCGAGCTGGCCGAGGCGGGCCTGGCCGCCGCGGCCTCCGACGCCGGGAGCGCCGCTTGGTGCGCCCGTGCCGCCGGCGAGGCGGCGGCGCTGAACGTCCGGATCAACCTGCCCGGACTCCCGGACGCGTCGGAGCGCGGCGAGTGGACCTCGCGTCTCGAGGAGGCGCTCGCGCGCCTCAGGAGCCGCGCCGAAGCGGCGGTGGAGCTGTCAGCGGAGCGGGCCGGGGCTTGATTCCGGCTCCGGCTCGCAACCCGACAGGGCGACGACCCGGTCGATGACGCGGCCGACCTCCTGGTCGGGAGTGGAGGCGCCGGCCGTGATCCCGATTTCGATCGGGCGCTCCGGCAGCCATCCCCGGCTGACGACCGGTTCGTGACCGCCGACCGGGAGGTGCCGGATCCGCCGGGCGTCGAGGAGGTCGTCCGCGCTCTCGACGTGATAGGACGGGCACGACGCCCCGCAGATCTCGGTCAGGTGCCCCGTGTTCGACGAGTTGAACCCGCCGATGATCAGCGCCAGATCCGGGGGGCGCTCCATCATCTGCCGGATCGCGTCCTGCCGGTCCTGCGTGGCGGAGCAGATGGTGTCGAAGGCCCGGAAGTGCTCGCCGAGCGCCTCCTCCCCGTAGCGGGCCGCGAGCGCCCGCCGGATCCTCTCCTGGACCTTCAGGGATTCCGACGAGAGCATCGTCGTCTGATTCGCCATCCCGATCCGCTCGAGATCGCGATCGGGGTCGAACCCCGGGGACATCGCCTTGGCGAACCTCCTCGCGAAGGCATCGCGATCCCCTCCCCGCTCGATGTACCGGGCGACGATCTCCGTCTCGTCGAGATCCCTCACCACGAGGTACCGGCCGCCTGGATGGACCAACGCCCGGCTCGCCGTGGCCCGGGTCTCCTCGTGCTCGTGCTTGCCGTGGATGAGGCACGTGAAGCCGTCCCGCGCACAGCGCTCCACCCGGCGCCAGACGTTGAGCACCGAACCGCAGGTGGTGTCCACGAGCAGGCATCCGATCCGGCGGAGGCGAGCGAGTTCCTCGGCCGTGACCCCGAAGGCGGGGATCAGCACGACGTCCTCCGGGGTCAGGTCCTCCCACCCGTGGCGGGAGCCGTAGGAGCCATCGAGGAACTCGAACCCGATCTGGCGGAGGCGGCGGTTGACGCGCGGGTTGTGGATGATCTCGCTGGTGAGGAAGAGCCGGCGCTCCGGGAACTTCATCCTCGTCTCGTAGGCGTAGTCGACCGCGCGTTCCACCCCGTAGCAGAAGCCGAATTCCTTGGCGATGCGGACGGTCAGCCCCGGAAAGCGAAGTTCGCCCCCGGAGAGCCGGGCGCGGGCCACGAGGTCGGAGTGATAGTCGCGCGCCAGCTCCGGCGCGACTTCCTTTCGGAGTCCGAAACCCTTCCTGATGAGCGGGTCGTGCCCCACACCGTCCTCCTGCGCCGCGGGGCGCAGGATACCGCGCGCGCCCCCTGGGCGCCGCCCCGGCAAAAAGCGGCCCTCCGGCGCTCGTTGGGGGGAGGGGCGCGCCGGAGGGCCGGATGCCACGAAACGGTGGGTCACACGGGAAACCGGGACGTGGGTTGGGG
Above is a window of Acidobacteriota bacterium DNA encoding:
- a CDS encoding spore maturation protein, with product MNAVFLFLVAGAVLVGLATGRWDALTSAMLDAARSAVDVALGLVGAMALFLGVVEVVRRAGLMDALARAVRPVFRLLFPDVPAGHPALGMMTLNIAANMLGLGNAATPFGVEAMRQLDRLNGDKGTATDAMCLFLAINTSGVSLLATGVVALRHSLGSRDPAGILVTSFLATSLSTAAAIAAALALARLPPFRRSRPRPAADPSPAPPEPPPEAAGRKRFRPARAAAALLFALALAAAAVRGGLLAANEQGTGPALRGLLSQALLPLLVTAGLLYGWSRGVDVYAALTEGAKEGFRIAVMIIPYLVAILVAVGMFRASGALDAIVAWLAPLTRPLGFPAEALPMALVRPLSGSGALGVMTEIMKTHGPDSFIGYLVSTINGSTETTFYVLAVYGGAVGLKRARHALPACLVGDLFGVIGATAACHLFFG
- a CDS encoding PilZ domain-containing protein gives rise to the protein MAATSPGNAGRVRGPAGGGRLHARFGARRSDGAAHRSGPRVRSDGAAHRSGPASGDRGSPDRPNPSARTARRALRARSRGRGGACRGHRTVTGRQGDRGALPGGAVVDRPGRAGPDREARGSVDRGARLRGRLRAPRGPARPPPVAPRASCRGRGRVRGLCAARRRHPGRRPPDRHGGSRLAANGPQRTGDRGPEADDRGRTARIPGRLAARRGRTAGGALDAGPRARARRRRAGRRRAARGPPVSSEPSRRDPGAPAAGERRSHPRIALRCPVEISFDGTRVRGHLVNISASGMLVALPHAGALGREVRARIELPDGGPPLDLTAMGIRTEPGKPARVGFHFILPPPEAVARIQRLIYAR
- a CDS encoding gfo/Idh/MocA family oxidoreductase, producing the protein MATSPRGIRGKSGERALRVGLAGLGRHGARYARHLLAGDVPGAALAAVHRRDREEGRRFAERYGLAFHDTLEGLVADEGVEAVVAVLPPSLHPLAVELAAGAGKPILVEKPLAPSARGARSACAAARRAGIVAMVAQTLRYDATVRAVRARLAEIGPLQSVAVGLRYSPAGRGWIHDAREGGLLANIGVHGTDLIRHLTGCEVAAVRALEAAPGVIAALRLEPGGVPAALEVLTGRRSGAIELVGRSGRILADYVARRAWLDTPAGCEPLPIGEPEPTLPAVLADFAAAARGLRPPAVPIEEGLAAVEIVERVAAAAKEPL
- the ftcD gene encoding glutamate formimidoyltransferase, with product MKIIECVPNVSEGRDRKVLDAIADAVRSVQGVQLLDIDPGAETNRTVFTFVGDETSVAEAAFRLAARATELIDMRRHRGAHARIGAVDVVPFVPVGGGATMDDCIALAHAVGRRIGEELGIPVYLYERAATRPERKSLAEIRKGEYEGLEAKLRDPAWAPDYGPARFVPASGATVVGARPFLIAYNVDLNTTSRKAAHDIALDIREQGRFQRDAEGKIVRDEQGNRLRRPGLLKAVRAVGWYIPEFGRAQVSMNLTDYHVTPPHVAFETVRRLARERGLRVTGSEIVGLVPLEAVLMAGRHYAAAQGSPTGLPEPDLVELARLSLGLDDVKPFDPGEAIIDYRLRPRSAGLRASSVTGFVDELSRSSPAPGGGSAAALAGALGAALCSMVAALTHSPGAADAARLDEWGRRAQEIKDRLLAAIDADAAAFEGIRAARRLPRKTDEQRQARERALVEATRRAIEVPLGVVEDAAEAAALARELAEAGLAAAASDAGSAAWCARAAGEAAALNVRINLPGLPDASERGEWTSRLEEALARLRSRAEAAVELSAERAGA
- a CDS encoding 4-hydroxy-3-methylbut-2-enyl diphosphate reductase, which encodes MLRPAAQEDGVGHDPLIRKGFGLRKEVAPELARDYHSDLVARARLSGGELRFPGLTVRIAKEFGFCYGVERAVDYAYETRMKFPERRLFLTSEIIHNPRVNRRLRQIGFEFLDGSYGSRHGWEDLTPEDVVLIPAFGVTAEELARLRRIGCLLVDTTCGSVLNVWRRVERCARDGFTCLIHGKHEHEETRATASRALVHPGGRYLVVRDLDETEIVARYIERGGDRDAFARRFAKAMSPGFDPDRDLERIGMANQTTMLSSESLKVQERIRRALAARYGEEALGEHFRAFDTICSATQDRQDAIRQMMERPPDLALIIGGFNSSNTGHLTEICGASCPSYHVESADDLLDARRIRHLPVGGHEPVVSRGWLPERPIEIGITAGASTPDQEVGRVIDRVVALSGCEPEPESSPGPLR